The Streptomyces sp. 135 sequence GGACCGACAGCTGGTCGGTGGCGTGCAGGCCGTGCTCCAGGGCGAGGTCGTCCAGGAGGTCGAGGAAGGTACGGCCCCGCTCCTTCAGCTCGGACGCCAGCTCGGTGAGGAGCAGCGCGGCCGTGATGCCGTCCTTGTCGCGTACGCCCTCGGGGTCCACGCAGTAGCCGAGCGCCTCTTCGTAGCCGTAGCGCAGGCCGTCGACGCGGGCGATCCACTTGAAGCCGGTCAGCGTCTCCTCGTAAGGGAGGCCCGCCTTCTCGGCGATCCGGCCGAGCAGGGAGGAGGAGACGATCGACTCGGCGAAGGTGCCGCGCGCTCCGCGCTTCACGAGGTGCGCGGCGAGCAGGGCGCCCACCTCGTCGCCCCGCAGCATCCGCCAGTCGGCGCCGTCCTTGACGGCGGCGGCGCAGCGGTCGGCGTCCGGGTCGTTGGCGATGATCAGGTCCGGGGCGGGGGTGGTACGCGCCGCCGTCGCGAAGGCCAGGTCCATCGCGCCCGGCTCCTCCGGGTTCGGGAACGCGACCGTCGGGAAGTCCGGGTCCGGCTCGGCCTGCTCGGCGACGAGGGTGGGGGCGGGGAAGCCGGCACGGTCGAAGGCCGCGAGGAGGGTGTCCTTGCCGACGCCGTGCATCGCCGTGTAGACGACGCGGGCGGTGCGGGGGGACTCCGGGGCCAGGACGGCGTCCGTGCGGGCCAGGTAGGCCTCCAGGACGGCTTCGTCGAGGGTCTCCCAGCCGGCCTCGGGGCGGGGGACGTCGTGGAGCGACGCGACCGCGGCGATCTCGGCGGCGATCTCCGCGTCGGCGGGCGGCACGATCTGGGAGCCGTCGCCGAGGTAGACCTTGTAGCCGTTGTCGCGCGGCGGGTTGTGGCTGGCGGTGACCTCCACGCCCGCCACCGCGCCCAGGTGCCTTATGGCGAAGGCGAGGACGGGGGTGGGCAGGGGGCGGGGCAGGACGGCCGCGCGCAGGCCCGCGCCGGTCATCACGGCCGCGGTGTCGCGGGCGAAGTCGGCGGACTTGTGGCGGGCGTCGTAGCCGACGACGACGAGGCCGTCGGTCTGACCCTTGGCCTTGAGGTAGGCGGCGAGGCCCGCGGCGGCGCGGATGACCACGGAGCGGTTCATGCGCATGGGGCCCGCGCCAAGCTCGCCGCGGAGGCCGGCGGTGCCGAACTGGAGGGTGCCGGCGAAACGTGCGGTCAGGTCGGCGGTGTCCTCGGCGTCGATGAGCTTGGCCAGCTCCTCGCGGGTCTCGGGGTCCGGGTCCTCGGCCAGCCAGGCCTGGGCTCGCGCGATGAGTTCGGAGTTGTCCTGCACGTGTCGTCAGCCTCTCGTTGCGGCGTCGCTGTAGCTGTGCGGATCAGCTGTGCGGAAAGGGGTGGGCTCGGGTATGCCTACCCGGTTGTTCTGGGGGCGGGGCCGCGCCGGTACGTCCGTCCTCGCCATCGGGGCCTGGGAGCCTTGCCGCTTCGGGGCCCCGGGCGGCAGGCCACGTGCTCCGG is a genomic window containing:
- a CDS encoding phospho-sugar mutase yields the protein MQDNSELIARAQAWLAEDPDPETREELAKLIDAEDTADLTARFAGTLQFGTAGLRGELGAGPMRMNRSVVIRAAAGLAAYLKAKGQTDGLVVVGYDARHKSADFARDTAAVMTGAGLRAAVLPRPLPTPVLAFAIRHLGAVAGVEVTASHNPPRDNGYKVYLGDGSQIVPPADAEIAAEIAAVASLHDVPRPEAGWETLDEAVLEAYLARTDAVLAPESPRTARVVYTAMHGVGKDTLLAAFDRAGFPAPTLVAEQAEPDPDFPTVAFPNPEEPGAMDLAFATAARTTPAPDLIIANDPDADRCAAAVKDGADWRMLRGDEVGALLAAHLVKRGARGTFAESIVSSSLLGRIAEKAGLPYEETLTGFKWIARVDGLRYGYEEALGYCVDPEGVRDKDGITAALLLTELASELKERGRTFLDLLDDLALEHGLHATDQLSVRVEDLSLIADAMRRLREQSPTELAGLPVTKAEDLTRGTDTLPPTDGLRYTLDGARVIVRPSGTEPKLKCYLEVVVPVAGQADLPAARARAADLLAAIKRDLSAAAGI